From the Cohaesibacter sp. ES.047 genome, one window contains:
- a CDS encoding tripartite tricarboxylate transporter substrate binding protein, giving the protein MKLIKALSIALLTMNAATVTSALAEYPEKPVQFIVPFPPGDLEDILTRQIAEGFQEKYGVSTAVVNKPGGGGGPFPGAVEASFAPADGYVVGSFVADVPVIGPEIGIPPLNPFPFEPLGHFLTYPFIVVAKGDAPFSNFEELATYAKDNPVTLGHFGNGAIPTDSVLALAAQKGFSYKSDAPFDALDCNTLASGDVDVITTTVQQVRPCLDDLNVLFSIGHERISMLPDVPTMGEIEPGLNIGTWNGLFVKTGTPQDVKDKIIAVAKEVVMSAPAQKIAEETGAKVYWKDAEATATQITEDRKTVAKIQELIAK; this is encoded by the coding sequence ATGAAACTGATTAAAGCACTATCGATTGCATTGCTGACGATGAATGCCGCAACGGTGACCTCGGCCCTTGCCGAATATCCGGAAAAGCCAGTTCAATTCATCGTGCCGTTTCCTCCCGGTGATCTGGAAGATATCCTGACACGGCAGATTGCGGAGGGTTTTCAGGAAAAATATGGCGTGTCCACGGCTGTTGTAAACAAGCCAGGCGGCGGCGGCGGCCCGTTCCCCGGCGCGGTTGAAGCATCATTTGCACCGGCAGACGGTTATGTGGTGGGCTCCTTTGTCGCCGATGTGCCGGTCATTGGCCCGGAGATCGGAATTCCGCCTCTCAACCCGTTCCCGTTTGAGCCGCTGGGGCATTTTCTGACCTATCCTTTCATTGTCGTAGCCAAAGGGGATGCGCCCTTCAGCAATTTTGAAGAGCTGGCAACCTACGCCAAGGACAATCCGGTGACGCTGGGCCATTTCGGCAACGGCGCAATCCCGACAGATTCAGTGTTGGCGCTGGCGGCCCAAAAGGGCTTCTCGTATAAATCCGACGCCCCGTTCGATGCCCTTGATTGCAATACTCTCGCATCAGGAGACGTCGACGTGATCACCACCACCGTCCAGCAGGTTCGTCCGTGCCTCGATGATCTCAACGTGCTTTTCTCTATTGGTCACGAAAGGATCAGCATGCTGCCCGACGTGCCCACCATGGGAGAAATCGAACCCGGGCTCAACATTGGCACATGGAATGGCCTGTTCGTGAAAACCGGTACGCCTCAGGACGTCAAGGACAAGATCATTGCCGTTGCAAAAGAGGTCGTGATGTCGGCCCCGGCCCAGAAAATTGCCGAAGAAACCGGTGCAAAGGTCTACTGGAAGGATGCCGAGGCAACCGCGACACAGATTACCGAAGATCGCAAGACCGTGGCGAAAATCCAGGAATTGATTGCCAAATAG